Within Streptomyces albofaciens JCM 4342, the genomic segment TGTTCCGGGGCCCCGCCGCCGACGCCGATGGCGCCGATCAGCCGCCCGTCCCGGTGGACGGGCACACCGCCCGCGATGAACAGCAACGGGCGGTCGAGCGCGGTGGGCAGGGTGTGGAAGAGGCCGTCGGGCCGTACGGCGTCGACGAGGTCGGCGGTCGGCGCGTCCAGTTGCAGGGCGGTGTACGCCTTGCGGGTGCTGGTCTCGCCCGAGATCAGCACGGCGGTGTCGTCGCGCCGGAAGCCGAGCAGGTGACCGCCCGCGTCCAGGACGGTGACACTGCCCCGTACACCGAGGTCGGCGGCCGCGCGGCGGGCGGCGTCGATCAGGGCGTCCGCGTCCTGAGTGGTGAGGGGGCGAACGGAGGGGGTGGTGCTCATGAGTGGTGCTCCTAGGTGAACGGGTGACGCTTGTTCGTGATTCCGAGCGGCGGCCAGGGGGCGCGGCTCGGGGGTCTTGATGGGTATGGGCCGGGGATTGGGCCGGTCGGCCTGGGAGTTGGGCGGGTGCTCGGGCCCGTACGTGGGTTACGGGGCCGGGCTCAGCCGCGTACCGCCGCGGCGGCCGTCTCTTCGGCACCACCCGTGCCGCTGCCGGCCCCCGCGGCGGCAACCCG encodes:
- a CDS encoding GlcG/HbpS family heme-binding protein, encoding MSTTPSVRPLTTQDADALIDAARRAAADLGVRGSVTVLDAGGHLLGFRRDDTAVLISGETSTRKAYTALQLDAPTADLVDAVRPDGLFHTLPTALDRPLLFIAGGVPVHRDGRLIGAIGVGGGAPEQDDRIARTAIEAAGLN